The genomic stretch TTACTGCCTGGAAAATTCAATGGTAAAAGTCGTAACGTTACGGGGCCAAGAACCATTTCTACTTTACAAGAATACAAAGTAGATCAGCTGTTTTTAGGTACCTGCGGTGTCGGGGCAGATGGTATTACATCTCCAAGTGAAGAAGAATCTTTTTTAAAGAGACAGATGATTCAAAGTGCAAGACAAGTAATTATGCTTGCGGAACATAAGAAATTTGAACGTGAATTTTTACACCGAGTATGTGATATTAGCGATATTGATGTCTTAATTACGAATAAAGAGCCGGAAGCAGATATAAAAGAAAAAATAGAACAAAATCAGGTGCAGCTTATCGTAACAGATTTTAATAAAGGAGACGAAACAAGATGAAAAAAATAAAAGTAGGACTAGTAGGATACGGATTCTCAGCAACAGTCTTTCATACCCCTCTTTTAAGCGTATTGGAAGAATTTCAGATTTCAAAAGTTATGAGTTCAAATCCTGAAAAAGTAAAAGGTGACTTAGAAGACGTTGAGGTGGTAGGGACTCTATCCGAACTTTTAGAGGATGACAGCATTGATTTAGTTATTATTACAACACCTAGTGGCGTGCATTATAAAATGGTTAAAGACGCACTGCTTGCGGGTAAGCATGTAATTGTTGAAAAGCCGATGGTTATATCGGAAAAAGAAGCAAATGAATTAATTCAATTAGCGAAAGAACAAAATGTTAAATTAAGCGTTTATCATAACCGCAGATGGGATAATGACTATCTAACTGTTAAACAACTGATTGAACAAGGAAAATTAGGCGATGTTAAGATGTATGAGGCTCACTTCGATCGCTATCGTCCGGCTGTTCGAGATCGCTGGAGAGAAAACGAAGGGCCTGGGTCAGGAGCTCTTTATGATTTAGGCTCTCATTTAATTGACCAAGCCTTAGATCTT from Bacillus sp. 1780r2a1 encodes the following:
- a CDS encoding oxidoreductase, with the protein product MKKIKVGLVGYGFSATVFHTPLLSVLEEFQISKVMSSNPEKVKGDLEDVEVVGTLSELLEDDSIDLVIITTPSGVHYKMVKDALLAGKHVIVEKPMVISEKEANELIQLAKEQNVKLSVYHNRRWDNDYLTVKQLIEQGKLGDVKMYEAHFDRYRPAVRDRWRENEGPGSGALYDLGSHLIDQALDLFGMPDFVQGDVFGQRDGARTDDYFHLVLGYGSRRVILHSSAIVPSNGPRFQVHGTKATYIKYGIDGQEELLRSGKKPEDDTWGADNPENYGKLTTGEGEEKQIKTLHGSYLTYYKKIADSLLRGNDLPVSAEEARDVIKVIEAAFESSKEKRAIYFNEGAKKH